From Plasmodium brasilianum strain Bolivian I chromosome 7, whole genome shotgun sequence, the proteins below share one genomic window:
- a CDS encoding early transcribed membrane protein produces MSKNEIMKNIKGKLDEFEKNMKKKEFKKKVFISSAVLGLAILANTLAGIGYHYRKKNGGSFFNDFNAYSEAKKREKISKEIMMQTNQFKEKDMAKNFKMGKKEHPKVKDIMSYIETEVKKRNLSFDKNHISDMTYDVFRNLYNTSELWKKNPNLIPK; encoded by the coding sequence ATGTCTAAGAatgaaattatgaaaaatataaaaggaaaattagatgaatttgaaaaaaatatgaaaaagaaagaatttaaaaagaaagtatTCATTTCATCAGCAGTTTTAGGATTAGCAATACTTGCAAATACATTAGCGGGTATAGGTTAtcattatagaaaaaaaaatggcggctctttttttaatgatttcAATGCTTATTCAGAAGCCAAAAAACgggaaaaaatatcaaaagaaATTATGATGCAAACAAAtcaatttaaagaaaaagatatggctaaaaattttaaaatgggTAAGAAAGAGCATCCAAAAGTAAAGGATATAATGTCATATATTGAAACTGAAGTCAAGAAAAGAAATCTTAGCTTTGATAAAAATCATATATCCGATATGACATATGATGTTTTTAGAAACCTTTATAATACATCAGAATTGTGGAAGAAAAACCCGAACCTAATCCCAAAATAG
- a CDS encoding hypothetical protein (Plasmodium exported protein (hyp11)), whose product MAQFNKSFSLENSRRSIGNERNNKRASLVKSNNNYKNVIVHFAKFISVCAIIWSVRKSPETNNSDVNETSIGNIISEHGLNIPHGRIIAEQEPNNNDTWKHDFVLTLKDEENEEDKELHSEDKNDPEYMEKLNRLCGSTSETWKQTVREMEEEFYIVTKDMDESWKNDMWNKEWAKYLRKVHAYITLDLNESSLSLNDKEHIVNIWLTWARKDFEFFLQYVTETWEDYDEELLQINRSGSNRSSNRSGSNRSSNRSGSYSSSNRSGSYSSNRSGSYSSNRSGSYSSSGDWENNLIKYFVLGFFKNCILKI is encoded by the exons ATGGCTCAATTCAATAAGTCATTCTCTCTTGAGAACAGTAGAAGAAGCATAGgaaatgaaagaaataataaaagggcTTCACTTGTGAAATCaaacaataattataaaaatgtaatagtTCATTTTGCCAAGTTTATTTCCGTATGTGCTATAATATGGAGTGTTCGTAAATCCCCGGAAAccaa TAATTCTGATGTGAATGAAACGAGTATAGGAAATATTATATCTGAGCATGGCTTAAATATACCACATGGAAGAATAATAGCTGAACAAGAGccaaataataatgatacaTGGAAACATGATTTTGTTTTAACATTAAAagatgaagaaaatgaagaagataAAGAATTACACTCAGAGGATAAAAATGATCCGGAATATATGGAGAAATTAAATAGATTGTGTGGAAGTACATCGGAAACATGGAAACAAACAGTAAGAGAGATGGAAGAagaattttatattgtaaCAAAAGATATGGATGAAAGTTGGAAAAATGATATGTGGAATAAGGAATGGGCTAAATATTTACGAAaagtacatgcatacataacTCTTGACTTAAACGAATCTTCCCTTTCTTTGAATGATAAAGAAcatattgtaaatatttgGTTAACATGGGCAAGAAAGGACTTTGAATTCTTTTTGCAGTATGTTACCGAAACGTGGGAAGATTATGATGAAGAACTACTACAAAT TAATAGAAGCGGTAGTAATAGAAGTAGTAATAGAAGCGGTAGTAATAGAAGTAGTAATAGAAGCGGTAGttatagtagtagtaatagaaGCGGTAGTTATAGTAGTAATAGAAGCGGTAGTTATAGTAGTAATAGAAGCGGTAGTTATAGTAGTAGTGGGGATTGGGAAAACAATTTAATAAAGTACTTTGTTCTaggattttttaaaaattgtatactaaaaatataa
- a CDS encoding hypothetical protein (Plasmodium exported protein (PHIST)) — MNIYTTPKGGNGNLELKLSNINSRKLSGCIPSHIKGFRRPTFSEKGEMTFVCNPKRNKQACSNSREEEYEEKESEFLDHYLKKLDSVERERSKKNEMLFPYISTDSTAMITENEFNTRIANLKGPVDSKIMILVWNYVIEYERRKYINMVDDIITMCKLLAEFYNVPSNYESSIKQHVRNKMMKALMKKEEFDYKNIKDFARDDDGICARWEFQRYVQLKR, encoded by the exons ATG aatatatatacaacacCGAAAGGTGGAAATGGCAACTTAGAATTGAAattaagtaatataaattcGAGAAAGTTATCAGGATGTATACCTTCACATATAAAAGGATTTAGAAGACCTACGTTTAGTGAAAAAGGTGAGATGACTTTTGTTTGTAATCCAAAAAGGAACAAACAGGCATGTTCTAATTCTAGAGAAGAagaatatgaagaaaaagagagTGAATTTTTAgatcattatttaaaaaaattagacaGTGTAGAAAGggaaagaagtaaaaaaaatgaaatgctTTTCCCCTATATAAGTACAGATTCAACTGCTATGATAACagaaaatgaatttaataCTAGAATAGCTAATTTAAAGGGTCCAGTTGattcaaaaattatgattttgGTATGGAATTATGTTATTGAAtatgaaagaagaaaatatattaatatggtAGATGACATAATAACTATGTGTAAATTGCTAGCTGAATTTTATAATGTACCATCTAACTATGAGAGTAGTATAAAGCAACATGTAAGGAATAAAATGATGAAGgcattaatgaaaaaagaagaatttgattataaaaatataaaagattttGCACGAGATGATGATGGAATATGTGCTAGGTGGGAATTCCAAAGGTATGTACAATTGAAGAGATGA
- a CDS encoding hypothetical protein (Plasmodium exported protein): MKVFGLIIPLIIRTSQCHSNFTMYTSLEKEHDLAQVVVVYLLNNRILAEEKETKLKELKTDILSCKEKKDKSKNVKVIISKIVNSSEKTLNNEMQNDDSSKKNTKNRIVEFFKYVDRYFEKLIFNVLYSISSDEEVDYEKYNDELKERMKEYLFLFEPPAMVMIGILFINQETSWLSIILLLISSMLIIYCIAKILKYDRLHKNLFTLQNILKEISRIKNVPSNIVLRINEMVKKLTFKWKRKNYIFFSASR, encoded by the exons ATGAAAGTTTTCGGATTAATTATTCCCCTAATAATTAGGACCTCTCAGTGTCACAGTAAT TTTACTATGTATACATCTTTGGAAAAGGAACATGATTTAGCACAAGTGGTAGTAGTATATTTACTAAATAACAGAATACTAGCGgaggaaaaagaaacaaaactTAAAGAATTAAAGACTGACATATTATCATgtaaagagaaaaaggaTAAGtcgaaaaatgtaaaagtcATAATTTCCAAAATTGTGAATTCATCTGAAAAGACGTTGAATAACGAAATGCAAAACGATGACTCGTCTAAGAAAAATACCAAAAATAGAATTgttgaattttttaagtatgtAGATAgatattttgaaaaactaATATTTAATGTACTATATTCTATAAGTTCAGATGAAGAAGTTGATtacgaaaaatataatgatgaATTAAAAGAGAGAATGAAAGAATATTTGTTCCTTTTTGAACCTCCTGCAATGGTAATGATTggaattctttttataaatcaGGAAACATCGTGGCTTTCTATTATATTACTTCTTATATCATCTATGTTAATTATTTACTGTattgcaaaaattttaaaatatgacagactacataaaaatttgtttacgttacaaaatattttaaaagaaatttcaAGGATTAAAAACGTCCCGAGTAATATTGTATTAAGAATTAACGAAATGGTGAAAAAACTTACCTTTAAATGGAAAAGGAagaactatatattttttagtgCATCAAGGTAG
- a CDS encoding hypothetical protein (Plasmodium exported protein), which translates to MRKITNKYFIVFTKIFIFSLLICVWKYSYEFSNFRKSWDEQIGRKDPLNFRLNRLLKGRIQSKGYQGNSNLRSKILDLLEGDDNTLGKRFNALIHDDNFRKELHALLFKEDFQRQFDQLKQNEKLEVLFDLFKLQDSSRLFDLLISTNFENPFETKTFDADTEKQNDQTSTDDDFETGNKEGGSNFLDITEEGDNFLNKRKPKSIRDVLRKVNSQIDVEMPHLMNNVLCGKPSLKQKRKYRKLLKFMKKLKKYSPYILAYSVLIGSLLQIITISLLNMNTLMYIILSVIFYNLLIFVGIYYVHKFLKVIYMKKKAKNLKANQKYIKY; encoded by the exons ATGAGGAAAATAACGAATAAATACTTTATCGTTTtcacaaaaatttttattttttcccttttaatATGTGTATGGAAATATTCTTATGAG tttagCAACTTTCGTAAATCGTGGGATGAGCAAATAGGCCGGAAGGACCCATTAAATTTCAGACTCAACAGATTATTAAAGGGAAGAATACAATCAAAGGGATATCAGGGTAATTCTAATTTAAGATCGAAAATATTGGATTTATTAGAAGGAGATGATAATACACTTGGGAAAAGATTTAATGCATTAATCCATGATGATAATTTTCGAAAAGAGCTTCATGCCTTATTATTCAAAGAAGATTTTCAAAGACAGTTTGATCAGTTaaagcaaaatgaaaaattagaGGTACTTTTTGATTTATTCAAATTACAAGATTCTAGTAGACTATTTGATTTATTAATAAGTACGAATTTTGAAAATCCATTTGAAACCAAAACTTTCGATGCGGATactgaaaaacaaaatgatcAGACAAGTACAGATGATGATTTTGAAACAGGAAATAAAGAAGGTGGTTCAAATTTTCTTGATATAACAGAAGAAggagataattttttaaataaacgtAAACCAAAAAGTATACGTGATGTTTTAAGAAAAGTAAACTCACAAATTGACGTAGAAATGCCGCATCTCATGAACAATGTACTGTGTGGTAAACCTtctttaaaacaaaaaaggaaatacagaaaattattaaaatttatgaagaaattaaaaaaatattcaccTTATATATTAGCCTACTCTGTTCTTATTGGGTCCTTATTGCAGATTATTACCATATCTCTTTTGAATATGAATACTTtgatgtatattatattatctgttattttttataacctACTTATTTTTGTGGGAATATACTACGTGCATAAATTTTTGAAagttatttatatgaaaaagaaagcaaaaaatttaaaagccaatcagaaatatataaaatattga